The region TGTTGGGGTCACACATGTTACACATGTTGGGGTCACACATGTTACACATGTTGGGGTCACACATGTTACACATGTTGGGGTCACACATGTTACACATGCTGGGGTCACACATGTTACACATGTTGGGGTCACACATGTTACACATGTTGGGGTCACACATGTTACACATGCTGGGGTCACACATGTTACACATGTTGGGGGTCACACATGTTACACATGTTGGGGGTCACACATGTTACACATGTTGGGGTCACACATGTTACACATGCTGGGGTCACACATGTTACACATGCTGGGGTCACACATGTTACACATGCTGGGGTCACACATGTTACACATGTTGCGGTCACACATGTTACACATGTTGGGGTCACACATGTTACACATAACTGGAGgtcggggaggtggtagtgaaagagggagggggggggggtgaggtgttgAATATATACTTAAGGGGACTAATTACACGGTTAAGAGGGTAGATTGCACAGGTGAGTGGATAACCGATTACCTAACTAAAGGATTAATTACACATACGACTGATCAACATTCGAACGAGATGACTAACGCGATTTCAGGTTTAAATTACACCAGCGCGAGATTGGACACCGCTTGGAGGCTTACCTGAGCCAAAGATGGGATGATACTAACGCAAACAGGATCGAAATGACTGAAGAGGGATCCAGGTACCACGAGGCTGAGCTCCTCAGAGATTGATATTGATCCAACCGAAATATAATTCTCGGCACAGGCATAAGAAGGTACAACTCGTCAATTTTTTACTAAGTTATTTTATACATTATTTTTGGATTAATTGTAGGTGAGGGATTATTATGTATAGGGAAGTAGACGAGTGGAGGGTGATTACGTTATAATAGTCTAAAAAAAACTCTATTTTATGTTAAGAAAACGTAAACGTGTGAACAGTTTGAACTTGTGAACTACAGAAATACTTGTGAACAGTGGAAGACAGACCCAAGAGATTTAGTAACAACGATTTTGATTGGTTCTTGTGTTTAATGGGGATGGGCTATAAACTCACTCCAAGTGAAGGGTCGAGGGAGATTagtccggtgtgtgtgtgtgtgtgtgtttggcgctGGGCCTTAAGTTGTAAGATGTTAATCCCTTGTTTGACCTGAGACAGTGAGGTAAGcaccagctgcgtctgggtacaagtgacaaaaTGAATAACCCAGCTGGTTTTCTTTCTATCGGGGCTGATGTACATGATGCTAAAGCATTGATAGTGTGATATCACGGGTATGATATCCCGTTTAGTTTAGTCATGAGTGGTCTATAGTCACAGTGAcggggtcaggtcaggtcacgagGGATGTTGTGGTCTTTCAagcaccttcttgaggttatcttgagatgatttcggggctttagtgtccccgcggcccggtcctcgaccaggcctccacccccaggaagcagcccgtgacagctgactaacacccaggtacctattttactgcaaggta is a window of Procambarus clarkii isolate CNS0578487 chromosome 41, FALCON_Pclarkii_2.0, whole genome shotgun sequence DNA encoding:
- the LOC138373126 gene encoding cornifin alpha-like; translated protein: MCNMCDPSMCNMCDPNMCNMCDPNMCNMCDPSMCNMCDPNMCNMCDPNMCNMCDPNMCNMCDPNMCNMCDPSMCNMCDPSMCNMCDPSMCNMCDPNMCNMCDPNMCNMCDPSMCNMCDPNMCNQFLST